In a genomic window of Nocardia fluminea:
- a CDS encoding ABC transporter permease — translation MNGVWRIVAAREIAVKLRDRNFVISTVVTLVVILASLVLTGFLSSRPDKIDVAIAGSDTSVVLETANTLASDAGADVSFIARPVADRAAVEQSVREDEVDVGLVPADDSGWQLIGKTAEDDNATTYITAAAQQIALQRNAAAAGVSLEELARGAAVTYDVLEKGSIDPGLAKIVSFVFAFLFYLASVLFGMSIAQSVVEEKQNRIVEILASAMPLRQLLIGKVVGNAALAFAQLALFAGAGLAGLAATGKGAQLGQIAGAAGWFIVFFLVGFLALASLWAVAGALATRSEDLQSTSTPLGLLIMIVLFAGIFLTGTARVIGSYVPIMSIVAMPARLADGTAAWWEPFIALALMAIASYGIVVVAEKIYRRSLMQTQARLTMRQALALED, via the coding sequence GTGAACGGCGTGTGGCGGATCGTCGCCGCGCGGGAGATCGCGGTGAAGCTGCGTGACCGCAACTTCGTCATCTCGACTGTGGTGACGCTCGTGGTGATCCTCGCGTCGCTGGTTCTCACCGGGTTCCTCAGCAGCAGGCCCGACAAGATCGACGTGGCGATCGCCGGTTCGGACACCTCGGTGGTGCTCGAGACGGCGAACACCCTCGCCTCGGACGCGGGGGCCGACGTCAGTTTCATCGCGCGACCCGTCGCCGACCGGGCCGCGGTCGAGCAGTCGGTCCGTGAGGACGAGGTCGACGTGGGCCTGGTGCCCGCCGACGACAGCGGATGGCAGCTGATCGGCAAGACCGCCGAGGACGACAACGCCACCACCTACATCACCGCAGCCGCGCAGCAGATCGCGTTGCAGCGCAATGCCGCCGCCGCGGGCGTCTCGCTCGAAGAGCTGGCCCGCGGTGCGGCCGTGACCTACGACGTGCTCGAAAAGGGCTCGATCGACCCCGGTCTGGCCAAGATCGTCTCGTTCGTCTTCGCGTTCCTGTTCTATCTGGCGTCGGTGCTGTTCGGCATGTCCATCGCGCAGAGCGTGGTCGAGGAGAAGCAGAACCGCATCGTGGAGATCCTGGCCAGCGCGATGCCGTTGCGGCAGTTGCTGATCGGCAAGGTCGTGGGCAACGCGGCACTGGCGTTCGCGCAGTTGGCTCTGTTCGCCGGCGCGGGGTTGGCCGGGTTGGCGGCGACCGGCAAGGGCGCGCAGCTGGGCCAGATCGCCGGGGCCGCAGGCTGGTTCATCGTCTTCTTCCTCGTGGGCTTTCTCGCGCTGGCGAGCCTGTGGGCCGTCGCGGGCGCGCTCGCCACGCGCAGCGAGGACCTCCAGTCCACCTCGACGCCGCTCGGGTTGCTCATCATGATCGTGCTGTTCGCGGGCATCTTCCTCACCGGGACCGCCCGGGTCATCGGCTCCTACGTCCCGATCATGTCCATCGTCGCCATGCCCGCCCGCCTGGCCGACGGCACCGCCGCCTGGTGGGAACCCTTCATCGCGCTGGCCCTGATGGCGATCGCCTCCTACGGGATCGTCGTCGTCGCCGAGAAGATCTACCGCCGCTCGCTGATGCAGACCCAAGCTCGCCTGACCATGCGCCAGGCCCTGGCCTTGGAAGACTAG
- the rplD gene encoding 50S ribosomal protein L4 codes for MTSLDKKANLTLTVKAAGGKTEGTVELPSEIFDVTANVALMHQVVIAQLAAARQGTHSTKTRGEVSGGGKKPYRQKGTGRARQGSTRAPQFAGGGTVHGPQPRDYSQRTPKKMKAAALRGALSDRARNERIHVITELVSGQNPSTKIAKDFLAELSGRKKFLVVVGREDVAAWKSVANLQNVLPIAPDQLNTYDVLNSDDVVFSVEALNAFVHGPAEAAQEESK; via the coding sequence ATGACCAGCCTCGACAAGAAGGCCAACCTGACGCTGACCGTCAAGGCCGCAGGCGGCAAGACCGAAGGCACCGTCGAACTCCCCTCGGAGATCTTCGACGTGACCGCCAACGTCGCGCTGATGCACCAGGTCGTCATCGCACAGCTGGCCGCCGCTCGCCAGGGCACCCACTCCACGAAGACTCGTGGCGAGGTCTCCGGTGGTGGCAAGAAGCCGTACCGCCAGAAGGGCACCGGCCGCGCCCGTCAGGGCTCGACCCGTGCGCCGCAGTTCGCCGGTGGTGGCACCGTCCACGGCCCGCAGCCGCGTGACTACAGCCAGCGGACCCCCAAGAAGATGAAGGCCGCCGCCCTGCGCGGTGCCCTCTCCGACCGGGCCCGCAACGAGCGCATCCACGTGATCACCGAACTGGTCTCGGGTCAGAACCCGTCGACCAAGATTGCCAAGGACTTCCTGGCCGAGCTCTCGGGCCGCAAGAAGTTCCTGGTCGTCGTCGGCCGCGAGGACGTCGCCGCGTGGAAGAGCGTGGCGAACCTGCAGAACGTGCTGCCGATCGCCCCGGATCAGCTCAACACCTACGACGTGCTCAACAGCGACGACGTGGTGTTCAGCGTCGAGGCCCTGAACGCTTTCGTTCACGGTCCCGCCGAGGCGGCCCAGGAGGAGAGCAAGTGA
- a CDS encoding ABC transporter permease, with product MSTPAANSLFAELPAVRPSSFAQWRALTGRIVHTMATKGELIVAVLTPLVVTVAFYLPLRYVMKVQGIDYAQYVMPIVVLQTMAMTMMSNAQLAAFEALTGLSTRLQTMPIGSLVPLMSRICAGLVRSVVSLIATVAYGYVIGFRFTGGWWQALAFCGFALIVGVVLTLGADALGSLTKNPEALSQALTLPILIFGMMSTGFVPEASFPAWVRPFARNQPISQFAQTLSDMAAGHLSWAGTWVSLAWLGGLAVFFLPLAVWASVRRS from the coding sequence GTGTCCACCCCCGCGGCGAACTCGTTGTTCGCCGAGCTTCCCGCTGTGCGCCCGAGCAGCTTCGCGCAGTGGCGCGCGCTGACCGGGCGCATCGTGCACACCATGGCCACGAAGGGCGAGCTGATCGTCGCGGTGCTCACCCCGCTCGTGGTCACCGTGGCCTTCTACCTGCCGCTGCGGTACGTGATGAAGGTCCAGGGCATCGACTACGCGCAGTATGTGATGCCGATCGTCGTGCTGCAGACGATGGCCATGACGATGATGTCGAACGCCCAGCTGGCGGCGTTCGAAGCGCTCACCGGGTTGAGCACCCGGCTGCAAACCATGCCGATCGGTTCGCTGGTGCCGCTGATGTCGCGTATCTGCGCGGGTCTGGTGCGGTCGGTGGTCTCGCTGATCGCGACCGTCGCCTACGGCTATGTGATCGGGTTCCGGTTCACCGGTGGCTGGTGGCAGGCTCTCGCGTTCTGCGGCTTCGCGCTGATCGTCGGCGTGGTGCTCACGCTCGGCGCCGACGCGCTCGGCAGCCTCACCAAGAACCCGGAGGCGCTCAGCCAGGCCCTCACGCTGCCGATTCTGATCTTCGGCATGATGTCCACCGGTTTCGTACCCGAGGCCAGCTTCCCGGCGTGGGTGCGGCCGTTCGCGCGTAATCAGCCGATCTCCCAGTTCGCCCAGACGCTCAGCGATATGGCCGCGGGCCATCTGAGCTGGGCGGGCACGTGGGTCTCGCTGGCGTGGCTCGGCGGACTGGCTGTTTTCTTCCTCCCACTGGCTGTGTGGGCGAGTGTGAGGCGATCATGA
- the rpsJ gene encoding 30S ribosomal protein S10, translating to MAGQKIRIRLKAYDHEAIDASARKIVETVTRTGARVVGPVPLPTEKNIYCVIRSPHKYKDSREHFEMRTHKRLIDILDPTPKTVDALMRIDLPASVDVNIQ from the coding sequence GTGGCGGGACAAAAGATCCGCATCAGGCTCAAGGCCTATGACCACGAGGCGATCGACGCGTCAGCGCGCAAGATCGTGGAAACGGTGACCCGCACCGGCGCCCGTGTGGTCGGGCCTGTGCCGTTGCCGACCGAGAAGAACATCTACTGCGTCATCCGTTCGCCGCACAAGTACAAGGACTCGCGCGAACACTTCGAGATGCGCACGCACAAACGCCTCATCGACATCCTCGACCCGACGCCGAAGACGGTTGACGCGCTGATGCGCATCGACCTGCCGGCCAGCGTCGACGTCAACATTCAGTGA
- a CDS encoding ABC transporter permease, translating into MTTIEKSSVEEAAADLPVVHTKPESSVSVWFTHSLIQTKRLLMVWLRDPSTTIQTIAYPAVTLLMFRIVLGDSITAATGAPSIYGQAALLTLVAAMTGAVVSALGFKREKASGLLSRFYTMPLNKASLLTGRLLAEMLRILLTTVIVLLVAVPLGFLFMEDPLANIALVLVPVLFGIGFAVMVTALATITEGVMLISLIGILNTLLMFFNTGFVPVFAYPTWLQDVVANQPMSCAIDAMKGLSYGGPVAEPLLKTVAWTVGMIAVFAYPAIVGYKKAAESS; encoded by the coding sequence ATGACAACAATCGAGAAGTCGTCGGTCGAGGAGGCCGCGGCCGATCTTCCGGTGGTGCACACCAAGCCGGAAAGTTCGGTGTCGGTGTGGTTCACCCACAGCCTGATCCAGACCAAGCGTCTGCTGATGGTGTGGTTGCGCGACCCGTCGACGACCATCCAGACCATCGCCTACCCGGCGGTCACCCTGCTGATGTTCCGGATCGTGCTCGGTGACTCGATCACCGCGGCCACCGGCGCACCCAGCATCTACGGCCAGGCCGCGCTGCTCACCCTGGTCGCGGCCATGACCGGCGCGGTGGTGAGCGCGCTCGGGTTCAAGCGGGAGAAGGCCTCGGGGCTGCTCAGCCGGTTCTACACGATGCCGCTGAACAAGGCGTCGCTGCTGACCGGGCGGCTACTGGCCGAGATGCTGCGCATTCTGCTCACCACCGTGATCGTGCTGCTGGTCGCGGTACCGCTCGGGTTCCTGTTCATGGAGGACCCGCTCGCCAATATCGCGCTCGTCCTGGTTCCGGTGCTGTTCGGCATCGGATTCGCGGTGATGGTGACCGCCCTTGCCACGATCACCGAGGGCGTGATGCTGATCAGCCTCATCGGCATCCTCAACACGCTGCTGATGTTCTTCAACACCGGCTTCGTTCCGGTCTTCGCCTACCCGACCTGGTTGCAGGACGTGGTCGCCAATCAGCCGATGAGCTGCGCCATCGACGCGATGAAGGGCCTGTCCTACGGCGGGCCGGTCGCCGAACCGCTGCTCAAGACCGTCGCCTGGACGGTGGGGATGATCGCGGTGTTCGCCTACCCGGCGATCGTCGGCTACAAGAAGGCCGCCGAGTCGTCCTGA
- a CDS encoding aldehyde dehydrogenase family protein: MVESASTAAAPAGRSDVLTAFDPRTGEQLAQYPVQGTAEVTRAVRTARATQNWWGELSFSERKHLLLDWRRQIARNAGELAELLRSETGKPEADATLEVMLAVENLDWAARNAERTLGRKRLSTGWFTRNQHASVGYLPLGVIGVLGAWNNPVFTPMGSITYAMAAGNAVVFKPHELSTGVGTWLADSWAAVSPEQPVLQAVTGNSRTATALCKSEVDKIAYAGPEAGGREVIALCAQTLTPVVVENSGKGSMIVHVDAVLDAAAEAAVFGAMANAGQNSSGIQRCYVADSVFDDFLAKVAERAAKLRPGADNRASYGPMINATQVDVVRRQVRDALAHGGHAVLGGLDSFRDPYVEPIVLAEVPEESIAITGEGIGPVLVVNRVADLADAVTRVNAAGNGIAVTIFTLDIPSAELIAEQLKVGVVTVNSSTAFTGIPALPFGGVGEYGQGHSHGQQGLYEYSRTMSIARRRYRAPVRLSTFDRRPGHLQTAKALFRLRHGRG, encoded by the coding sequence ATGGTCGAGTCGGCTTCCACCGCCGCCGCGCCCGCCGGTCGATCCGATGTGCTCACGGCTTTCGATCCGCGCACCGGTGAACAGCTCGCGCAGTATCCCGTGCAGGGCACAGCCGAGGTCACCCGTGCCGTGCGCACCGCACGCGCCACCCAGAACTGGTGGGGCGAACTGTCGTTCAGCGAGCGCAAGCATCTGCTCCTGGACTGGCGTCGCCAGATCGCCAGGAACGCAGGCGAATTGGCCGAGCTGCTGCGCAGCGAAACCGGCAAGCCCGAGGCCGACGCCACCCTGGAAGTGATGCTGGCGGTGGAGAATCTGGACTGGGCCGCCCGCAACGCCGAGCGAACACTGGGCCGGAAGCGGTTGTCCACCGGCTGGTTCACCCGCAATCAGCACGCCTCCGTCGGCTATCTGCCGCTGGGCGTGATCGGCGTGCTCGGCGCGTGGAACAACCCGGTGTTCACCCCGATGGGTTCGATCACCTACGCCATGGCCGCCGGTAACGCGGTGGTGTTCAAACCGCACGAACTCAGCACCGGCGTCGGCACCTGGCTGGCCGACAGCTGGGCCGCGGTCTCGCCCGAACAACCCGTGCTGCAAGCGGTTACCGGAAATTCGCGGACCGCTACCGCCCTGTGCAAATCCGAGGTGGACAAGATCGCCTACGCCGGCCCGGAAGCGGGCGGGCGCGAGGTGATCGCGCTGTGCGCCCAGACGCTGACGCCGGTGGTGGTGGAGAACAGCGGCAAGGGCAGCATGATCGTGCACGTCGACGCGGTGCTGGACGCGGCAGCGGAAGCGGCGGTGTTCGGCGCGATGGCCAACGCGGGCCAGAACTCCTCGGGCATCCAGCGCTGTTACGTCGCCGATTCGGTGTTCGACGACTTCTTGGCCAAGGTGGCCGAGCGCGCGGCGAAACTGCGTCCCGGCGCCGACAACCGCGCCTCCTACGGGCCGATGATCAACGCCACCCAGGTCGACGTGGTCCGCCGGCAGGTCCGCGACGCGCTCGCCCACGGCGGGCACGCGGTGCTCGGCGGGCTCGATTCGTTCCGCGACCCGTACGTGGAGCCGATCGTGCTGGCCGAGGTTCCCGAGGAGAGCATCGCGATCACCGGCGAAGGGATCGGCCCGGTGCTGGTGGTGAACCGGGTCGCCGACCTGGCCGACGCGGTCACCCGGGTGAACGCGGCGGGCAACGGCATCGCCGTCACCATCTTCACCCTCGACATCCCCAGCGCGGAGCTCATCGCCGAGCAGTTGAAAGTCGGTGTGGTGACGGTGAATTCGTCGACCGCGTTCACCGGCATCCCGGCCTTGCCATTCGGCGGTGTCGGCGAGTACGGCCAGGGACACAGCCATGGTCAGCAGGGGCTGTACGAATACAGCCGCACGATGTCGATCGCGCGCAGGCGCTACCGGGCGCCGGTCCGGCTGTCGACCTTCGACCGGCGGCCGGGGCACTTGCAGACGGCGAAAGCCCTGTTCCGGTTACGTCACGGCCGCGGCTAG
- a CDS encoding lycopene cyclase family protein: MSVAREFDICVVGLGPAGRGLAHRAAVAGLRVAAVDPRPERLFPPTFSCWVDELPSWLPQSAIAQLIAAPTVWTKGAHRIERPYCVLSKAGLHAALALDDATVFADRARRVDAHEVELADGTVIAAKTVFDTRGLPTLGRRRAASAHGIFVAAETAAPMVADGEGLLLDWRPENGAGPDEPPSFLYAVPLGDGTVIFEETSLGLRGGMPQHELRKRTLSRLAAHGIRLTGDEPHEAAHYPLDQRPPKKGTAIAVPFGSRGGMMHPCTGYSVADSLALADTAVAAVRRGEDPIEALWPWQARAVYWMRMRGLWGLGRLTTDQSIAMFDAFFTESERGQRALLSAHDDYTALGAVLFNTVAHTWPFRWRYDLVGWTNRNRWLDHPFAPADADAPRR; the protein is encoded by the coding sequence GTGAGCGTTGCGCGGGAATTCGATATCTGTGTCGTCGGGCTGGGGCCGGCCGGGCGCGGGTTGGCGCATCGGGCCGCGGTAGCCGGGTTGCGGGTGGCGGCGGTGGATCCGCGGCCCGAGCGACTGTTCCCGCCGACCTTCTCCTGCTGGGTGGACGAGCTGCCGAGCTGGCTGCCCCAGAGCGCGATCGCACAGCTGATCGCGGCGCCCACGGTGTGGACCAAAGGCGCGCATCGGATCGAGCGGCCCTATTGCGTGCTGTCGAAGGCCGGTCTGCACGCGGCGCTGGCGCTGGACGACGCGACCGTTTTCGCGGATCGGGCGCGGCGGGTGGACGCCCACGAGGTGGAGCTCGCGGACGGGACGGTGATCGCGGCGAAGACGGTGTTCGACACCAGGGGCCTGCCGACACTGGGCAGGCGCAGGGCCGCCTCGGCGCACGGGATCTTCGTGGCCGCCGAGACCGCGGCGCCGATGGTCGCCGACGGTGAAGGGCTGCTGCTGGATTGGCGGCCGGAGAACGGCGCGGGCCCGGACGAGCCGCCGTCGTTCCTCTACGCGGTGCCGCTCGGGGACGGGACGGTGATCTTCGAGGAGACCAGCCTCGGCTTACGTGGCGGGATGCCGCAGCACGAGTTACGCAAGCGCACACTGAGCAGACTCGCGGCCCACGGCATCCGGCTCACCGGCGACGAACCGCACGAGGCTGCCCACTATCCCCTGGATCAGCGGCCCCCGAAGAAGGGCACGGCGATCGCGGTGCCGTTCGGCTCGCGCGGCGGGATGATGCACCCGTGCACCGGTTACAGCGTGGCCGACTCCCTCGCGCTGGCCGACACCGCCGTCGCCGCGGTGCGGCGCGGCGAGGACCCGATCGAAGCCCTCTGGCCGTGGCAGGCCAGGGCGGTGTACTGGATGCGCATGCGCGGTCTGTGGGGTCTGGGCCGACTCACCACCGACCAGTCGATCGCCATGTTCGACGCCTTCTTCACCGAATCCGAACGCGGTCAGCGGGCCCTGCTCTCTGCCCACGACGATTACACCGCTCTCGGCGCGGTGCTGTTCAACACCGTGGCCCACACCTGGCCGTTCCGCTGGCGCTACGACCTCGTCGGGTGGACCAACCGCAACCGCTGGCTCGATCACCCCTTCGCTCCCGCCGACGCCGACGCACCCCGCCGATAA
- a CDS encoding hotdog fold domain-containing protein, with product MTQETATYRGWKKLPDNRIGHALFSLGMVARVPYFGTVLPQVIRLEPGVCEVTSPKWFGIHNHLGTFHAIAACNLAEVAMGMLSEATVPTTHRWIPKSMNVQYLAKAESGLRAVAKLDEIPDFTAITKGQELTVPVSIYDKDGIEVVHADITTWVSPR from the coding sequence ATGACACAGGAAACCGCGACCTACCGCGGCTGGAAGAAGCTGCCCGACAATCGCATCGGGCACGCGCTGTTCTCCCTCGGCATGGTCGCCAGGGTCCCCTACTTCGGCACCGTGCTCCCCCAGGTGATCCGCCTCGAGCCCGGCGTCTGCGAGGTGACCTCCCCGAAGTGGTTCGGCATCCACAACCACCTCGGCACCTTCCACGCCATCGCGGCCTGCAATCTCGCCGAGGTGGCGATGGGCATGCTCAGCGAGGCCACCGTCCCCACCACGCACCGGTGGATCCCCAAGTCGATGAACGTCCAATACCTGGCCAAGGCCGAGTCCGGCCTGCGCGCGGTGGCGAAGCTCGACGAGATCCCCGACTTCACCGCGATCACCAAGGGCCAGGAATTGACGGTTCCCGTCTCGATCTACGACAAGGACGGCATCGAGGTCGTGCACGCCGACATCACCACCTGGGTGTCGCCACGCTGA
- a CDS encoding ATP-binding cassette domain-containing protein, whose translation MPSSISVDSPAGGVASSDSEPAVLVSDVRKSFGDVHALQGISFQADKASVLGILGPNGAGKTTMVKVLSTLLRPDSGTAVVAGHDVLTDAAGVRRSIMMTGQYAALDENLTGRENLELFGRLMGLPKSAARKRAEVLLEEFDLVSAGKRAVRNYSGGMRRRVDIACGLVVRPEVVFLDEPTTGLDPRSRQGVWDLVTALKNQGITVLLTTQYLEEADVLSDNIIVIDKGTVIAEGTADELKAKTGGSFCEIVPLDPSRVPQTVKALGDLVPAAVAAETDGADKVSIPAPDGAATLAEALRRLDAAGIDLADIALRRPSLDDVFLSITGHSGGH comes from the coding sequence ATGCCGAGTTCGATCTCAGTGGATTCGCCCGCAGGTGGCGTCGCGTCGAGCGACAGTGAACCCGCGGTGCTGGTGTCCGACGTGCGCAAGTCGTTCGGCGACGTGCACGCTTTGCAGGGCATCAGTTTCCAGGCCGACAAGGCCAGTGTGCTGGGCATTCTCGGCCCCAACGGCGCGGGCAAGACCACCATGGTCAAGGTCCTGTCGACCCTGCTGCGCCCCGACTCCGGCACCGCCGTCGTCGCGGGGCACGACGTGCTCACCGACGCCGCGGGCGTGCGCCGTTCGATCATGATGACCGGCCAGTACGCCGCGCTCGACGAGAACCTGACCGGCCGGGAGAACCTCGAGCTGTTCGGCCGCCTGATGGGCCTGCCCAAATCGGCCGCCCGCAAGCGCGCCGAGGTGCTGCTCGAGGAGTTCGACTTGGTCAGCGCCGGCAAGCGGGCCGTGCGCAACTACTCCGGCGGCATGCGCCGTCGCGTCGACATCGCCTGCGGGCTGGTCGTGCGGCCCGAGGTGGTGTTCCTCGACGAGCCGACCACCGGCCTCGACCCGCGCAGCCGCCAGGGCGTGTGGGATCTGGTCACCGCGCTCAAGAACCAGGGCATCACGGTGCTGCTGACCACGCAGTACCTCGAAGAGGCCGACGTGCTCAGCGACAACATCATCGTCATCGACAAGGGCACCGTCATCGCCGAGGGCACCGCCGACGAGCTCAAGGCCAAGACCGGCGGCAGCTTCTGCGAGATCGTCCCGCTCGACCCGAGCCGGGTGCCGCAGACGGTGAAGGCCCTCGGTGACCTGGTCCCGGCCGCTGTCGCGGCGGAGACCGACGGCGCCGACAAGGTGTCCATCCCGGCCCCCGACGGCGCCGCCACCCTCGCCGAGGCACTGCGCAGGCTCGACGCCGCCGGTATCGACCTGGCCGACATCGCGCTGCGCAGGCCGTCGCTCGACGACGTGTTCCTGTCGATCACCGGCCATTCGGGCGGCCACTAG
- a CDS encoding ABC transporter ATP-binding protein yields the protein MLEVAHVTRRFGENVAVDAVSFAVPPGALTGFVGGNGAGKTTTMRMIMGVLAVQSGEIRWDGRPVTELDRRSFGYMPEERGLYPKQPVFDQLVYLARLRGLPVENAKARTESLLERFDLGARGKDKLESLSLGNQQRVQIAAAVIAQPSALILDEPFSGLDPMAVDSMVELLREYADQGVPVLFSSHQLDLVERLCDQLVVLAAGRVVGQGSVDELRSTSSSRYRLVLEDDAGWLREYPGVRVVESAGPGVLFEVDSGGTDGVLKEALSRGSVREFAEVRPTVAEIYREVTA from the coding sequence ATGTTGGAAGTCGCCCATGTGACGCGGCGGTTCGGGGAGAACGTGGCGGTCGACGCGGTCTCGTTCGCCGTCCCGCCCGGTGCGCTGACCGGGTTCGTCGGCGGCAACGGGGCAGGCAAGACCACCACGATGCGAATGATCATGGGCGTCTTGGCAGTTCAGTCCGGCGAGATCCGGTGGGACGGCCGGCCGGTGACCGAGCTGGATCGGCGCTCGTTCGGCTATATGCCCGAGGAGCGGGGGCTCTATCCCAAGCAGCCGGTGTTCGACCAGCTCGTGTACCTGGCGCGCTTGCGTGGACTGCCCGTGGAAAACGCCAAGGCGCGTACCGAAAGCCTGCTGGAGCGGTTCGATCTGGGCGCGCGCGGCAAGGACAAACTCGAGTCGTTGTCGCTGGGCAATCAGCAGCGCGTCCAGATCGCGGCGGCGGTGATCGCGCAGCCGTCGGCGCTGATCCTGGACGAACCGTTCTCCGGTCTCGACCCCATGGCCGTGGACTCGATGGTGGAGTTGCTGCGCGAGTACGCCGATCAGGGCGTGCCGGTGCTGTTCTCCTCGCATCAGCTGGATCTGGTGGAGCGGCTGTGCGATCAGCTCGTCGTGCTCGCGGCGGGCCGGGTGGTCGGGCAGGGCTCGGTCGACGAGCTGAGGTCCACCAGTAGCTCGCGGTATCGGCTGGTGCTCGAGGACGACGCCGGCTGGTTGCGGGAGTATCCCGGAGTCCGCGTGGTCGAGAGCGCCGGGCCGGGCGTGTTGTTCGAGGTCGACAGCGGCGGCACCGACGGAGTGCTGAAGGAGGCGCTGTCGCGGGGATCGGTGCGGGAGTTCGCCGAGGTGCGGCCGACGGTCGCCGAGATCTACCGGGAGGTGACGGCATGA
- the rplC gene encoding 50S ribosomal protein L3 codes for MTDNKNRPQAGILGTKLGMTQVFDEKNRVVPVTVIKAGPNVVTQIRTVERDGYSAVQIAFGAIDPRKVNKPVSGQFAKAGVTPRRHVTEIRVADASTFEIGQELSADVFEEGTYVDVTGISKGKGFAGTMKRHGFKGQGASHGAQAVHRRPGSIGGCATPGRVFKGMRMSGRMGNDRVTTQNLSVHKVDAENGLLLVKGAIPGRKGNIVIVKSAVKGGAHA; via the coding sequence ATGACTGACAACAAGAATCGGCCTCAGGCCGGAATCCTGGGCACCAAGCTCGGCATGACCCAGGTCTTCGACGAGAAGAACCGCGTAGTCCCGGTCACCGTCATCAAGGCGGGCCCGAACGTGGTCACCCAGATTCGTACCGTGGAGCGCGACGGCTATTCGGCCGTGCAGATCGCTTTCGGCGCCATCGACCCGCGCAAGGTGAACAAGCCGGTTTCCGGCCAGTTCGCCAAGGCCGGTGTCACCCCGCGCCGCCACGTCACCGAGATCCGCGTCGCGGATGCCTCCACCTTCGAGATCGGCCAGGAACTCTCGGCTGATGTCTTCGAAGAGGGCACCTACGTCGACGTGACCGGAATCAGCAAGGGCAAGGGCTTCGCCGGCACCATGAAGCGTCACGGCTTCAAGGGCCAGGGCGCCTCGCACGGTGCGCAGGCTGTGCACCGTCGCCCGGGTTCCATCGGTGGCTGTGCCACTCCCGGCCGCGTGTTCAAGGGCATGCGCATGTCGGGCCGTATGGGTAACGACCGCGTCACCACGCAGAACCTCTCGGTTCACAAGGTCGACGCCGAGAACGGTTTGCTCCTGGTCAAGGGTGCTATCCCCGGCCGCAAGGGCAACATCGTGATCGTCAAGAGCGCCGTGAAGGGTGGTGCGCACGCATGA